In the genome of Pseudomonas sp. Teo4, the window GTTCTACTCGATCAACCTGCTGCCGCCGTTCTGGCAGACCGTATCGCTGGCCAACCCGGTGCTGCACATGGTCAACTCGTTCCGCTACGGCATTCTAGGGGTGTCGGATATCAGCATTGGCACGGCGATCACCTTCATGCTGGTTGCTACCGCAGTGCTCTATGTGGTGTGCGTTCGCCTGCTGGTCAGCGGCCGCGGCGCGCCTGAGCATTTCTGTAAGCCCTTCTGCTTGCGCCGGCGCCACTGCCGGCCCACCCACCAGCGCCAGTAGGCCATGGTGATGAAGTAGGCAAGGATGCCGAGCACCACGCCACACACCACCGAACCGAGCAGGAAGGGCTGCCAGAGGGTCGCTAGCTGGTCGGTGATCCATTCGAAGGTCAGGTCGTCGGGCAGCGTGCGCGGTGGTGTCTGCAGCAGCCAGGCACCGGTCATGTAGGTGACGAAGAACACCGGCGGCATGGTCAGCGGGTTGGTCAGCCAGACCAGGCTGACCGCGATGGGCAGGTTGCCGCGCACCGGAATGGCCAGGCTCGCTGCCAGCAGCATCTGCATCGGAATAGGGATGAGCGCCGCGAACAAGCCTACCCCCATGGCCCGCGCCACCGAGTGACGGTTCAGGTGCCAGAGGTTCGGGTCATGCAGCAGCTTGCCGAAAAAGCGTAAAGACTTGTGTTCCCGAATGCTGGTCGGGTCCGGCATGTAGCGTTTGAACAGTCGGCGCGGCATGTAGGCTCCCGGGGCGTTGGTGAAGGCAGTATGCCCTGATTCCATCTCAGCCTTGTTCAGAGTTTGTGACAATTGTTGAGCAAGCTTTGCTGTCGATTCGTCTATGCCTCAGAAGGTTATTACGCTTCTGGAGCTCTATCTCATGCGCACAGGGATGTTTGCGCTCGCCCTTGGGCTGTTGTGCCTGGGGTTTCTACCTGCCTTGCCGTCGGTCGGCTGGCTTCTCCTGCTTGTCTGTTGCGCCCTGGTGTGCCTGATGACGCGGTGCTGGCCGGTCGGGCTGTTTCTGCTGGGGTTTTGTTGGGCTTGTTGGTCTGCCCAGCAGGCGCTGGATAACCGGCTGGCGGCGAGGCTGGATGGACGTACGCTATGGCTGGAGGGCAGGGTGGTCGGCTTGCCGACCCGAACGGCGCAAGGGGTGCGATTCGAACTGGCGGGGCCACATTCGCGCCGAGCCGAGTTGCCGAAACTCCTGCAGCTGAGCTGGTTCGACGGGCCGCAAGTTCGTGCTGGCGAGCGCTGGCGCCTGGCCGTAACCTTGCAACGCCCGGCCGGCTTGCTCAACCCCCATGGTCCGGACCGGGAGGCAAGCCTGTTGGCTCGGCGGGTTGGCGCAACCGGCACGGTCAAGTCGGGAGAATTGCTGGCAGCTGTGTCGGGTGGTTGGCGTGATCAGCTGCGTCAGCGATTGGTGTCGGTCGATGCCCATGGTCGCGAAGCTGCGCTGGTTGCCTTGGTGTTGGGCGATGGTGCCGCGCTGGCCGGGACGACTGGCAAACCTTGCAGGCCACGGGCACGGTGCACTTGCTGGTCATTTCCGGGCAACACATCGGTTTGGTTGCTGGGCTGTTCTACGGACTGGTCGCCGGGTTGGCGCGCTGGGGCTTCTGGCCGCAACGTTTGCCTTGGCTGCCGTGGGCCTGTGGCCTGGCCATGGCGGCGGCGCTGGGGTATGGCGGGCTGGCGGGGTGGGGCGTGCCGGTGCAGCGGGCCTGCCTGATGTTGGCGGTGGTGCTGGCCTGGCGCCTGCGCTTTCGTCACATCGGTGCCGGGTTGCCGTTGTTGCTGGCGCTTAATGTGGTGCTGCTGTTCGAGCCATTGGCGGCGTTGTTGCCGGGGTTCTGGTTGTCGTTCACGGCAGTGGCCGTGCTCATCTATTGCTTCAGCGCACGGCTTGGCGGTTGGCGGCCTTGGCAGGCCTGGACGCGTGCACAGTGGGTGGTCGCCATTGGCTTGCTGCCTGTATTGCTGGCCACGGGGCTGCCGGTCAGCCTGAGTGCGCCGCTGGCCAACCTGCTGGCAGTGCCCTGGGTCAGCCTGGCGGTGTTGCCACTGGCGTTGCTCGGCACGGCGCTGCTGCCGTTGGGTGGCGTGGGTGAGCCGCCGCGCTGTGGCTGGCGGGCGGTCTGCTGGACATACTCTTCAAGCTGCTGGGCATGATGGCCGGCTGGCAATCGGCCTGGGTACCCGCCGCATTGCCGCTGTGGGCCTGGTTGTTGGTGAGCTGTGGTGCATTGTTGGTGCTGCTGCCCCGGGGTGTGCCATTGCGCGGGCTGGGCGGGGTGATGCTGCTGGCCTTGTGGGTACCCAGAGAGCAGGTGCCGCCGGGGCAGGTGGAGGTCTGGCAGCTGGACGTTGGCCAAGGCCTGGCGGTACTGCTGCGAACCCGACATCACAGCCTCTTGTACGATGCAGGGCCGGCTCGGGGTGACAGCGACCTGGGCGAGTGGGTGGTGTTGCCGACCTTGCGCAAGCTGGGCGTCAATCACCTGGACGTGATGCTGATCAGTCATGCCCATGCCGATCATGCCGGTGGCGCGCAGGCGGTTGCTCGCGGGTTGCCCATCGGGCGTCTATTGGCGGGTGAGGCACAGACCCTGCGCGGCGCGCAGCCCTGTGTCAGTGATGAACGCTGGGAGTGGGATGGCGTGCACTTTTCGCTGTGGCGCTGGCCTGGGGCGCAAGGCAGCAATGACCGCTCTTGCGTGCTGCTGGTCGAGGCGCAGGGTGAGCGGTTGCTGCTTGCGGGCGATATGGAGGCGGGGGCCGAGCGTGCCTGGTTGGCGGCCAGCGAACAAACCGATATCGACTGGCTGCAGTCGCCGCACCACGGTAGCCGTACCTCGTCCACCGAGGCGTTCGTGCGGGCTACCCAACCACGTGGCGCGTTAATTTCGCGGGGGCGGAACAATGGCTTCGGGCATCCGCACCCGCAGGTGATCGAGCGCTACCGTCGGCATGGGGTGGCGATTCATGATACGGCGGTGGAGGGGGCGTTGCGGTTGCGTCTAGGTAGCTGGGGTGAGGTAGAGGGAATGCGCTCGCAGCGGCGCTTCTGGCGAGAGGCAGCGGCTGAGTCTGGTGGTGGCTGAGCGGGCCAATCGCCGGCAAGCCGGCTCCCACAGGTTTAACGCTGAACCTGTGGGAGCCGGCTT includes:
- a CDS encoding DUF2062 domain-containing protein translates to MPRRLFKRYMPDPTSIREHKSLRFFGKLLHDPNLWHLNRHSVARAMGVGLFAALIPIPMQMLLAASLAIPVRGNLPIAVSLVWLTNPLTMPPVFFVTYMTGAWLLQTPPRTLPDDLTFEWITDQLATLWQPFLLGSVVCGVVLGILAYFITMAYWRWWVGRQWRRRKQKGLQKCSGAPRPLTSRRTHTT